One part of the Candidatus Methylacidithermus pantelleriae genome encodes these proteins:
- the hisC gene encoding histidinol-phosphate transaminase, producing MDLKEQIQRLANPYLLELVPYEPGRPIEEVARELGLTPTQIIKLASNENPLGPSPKALAAIKSVLPQIHRYPDGSGYRLIRKLSDHLQVESRHIVLGNGSNEIIELLFHTFVRPGVHEILISRYSFLVYRLMAQLFGVRFRIVEEENFVVRPRAFLQAVGPATRLIFLANPNNPTGTRVPTAELEELVSGVPDHVIVVVDEAYYEFLEDPPPSIRWVLEGKSLVLLRTFSKAHGLAGLRIGYGIAPVPICELLQRARQPFNVNMLAQVAAEAALEDREHIQRTRDIVRTGLRDLQASLAKLGLSYVPSSANFLLIKVGQGTEVFRRLLPLGIIVRSMESYGLPEWIRVSIGLPEEMKRFVEALTGLVQNGLSPLE from the coding sequence ATGGACCTAAAGGAACAGATACAGAGACTGGCAAATCCTTATCTTCTGGAGCTTGTACCCTATGAACCTGGACGTCCTATTGAAGAGGTCGCTCGGGAGTTAGGACTCACGCCAACCCAGATCATCAAGCTTGCTTCCAATGAGAACCCCTTGGGGCCTTCTCCCAAAGCGCTAGCCGCCATCAAAAGCGTTTTGCCTCAGATCCACCGTTACCCAGACGGATCGGGTTACCGGCTGATTCGAAAGCTTTCCGACCACCTCCAGGTGGAAAGCCGACATATCGTGCTTGGGAACGGGTCCAATGAGATTATCGAGCTCCTCTTTCATACTTTTGTGCGTCCCGGTGTCCACGAGATCCTTATTTCTCGCTACAGCTTCCTTGTGTATCGCCTCATGGCGCAGCTATTCGGCGTCCGGTTTCGAATCGTCGAGGAAGAAAACTTTGTTGTTCGTCCTAGGGCTTTTCTTCAAGCCGTGGGTCCAGCAACGCGATTAATCTTCTTGGCTAACCCCAATAACCCGACCGGCACCCGGGTGCCAACCGCCGAGCTGGAGGAACTTGTTTCGGGCGTGCCAGACCATGTGATTGTCGTAGTGGATGAAGCTTACTATGAATTTCTGGAGGATCCGCCTCCCTCGATTCGGTGGGTTCTCGAAGGAAAATCGTTGGTTCTCTTGCGGACTTTTTCGAAGGCGCACGGCCTTGCCGGTCTCCGGATTGGCTATGGGATTGCGCCGGTACCCATTTGTGAACTTCTTCAGCGAGCGCGCCAACCTTTTAACGTGAACATGCTGGCCCAGGTTGCTGCCGAGGCTGCCCTTGAGGATAGGGAGCATATCCAACGCACGCGTGATATCGTGCGAACGGGCCTCCGGGATCTGCAAGCGTCTTTGGCGAAGCTAGGCTTATCTTACGTTCCGTCTTCGGCGAATTTTCTTTTGATCAAAGTCGGACAGGGAACGGAGGTGTTTCGACGTCTCCTACCTTTGGGAATCATCGTTCGCTCCATGGAGAGCTACGGGCTTCCGGAATGGATTCGGGTGAGCATAGGACTTCCAGAGGAGATGAAAAGGTTTGTGGAAGCTCTCACCGGTCTTGTCCAAAACGGCTTGTCCCCTTTGGAGTGA
- a CDS encoding UvrB/UvrC motif-containing protein: MQKIDLCERCATEKGVSDPQAFAFGEILGGVSAEYSAARRAELTCPQCGFTHTDFKKTGRLGCPACYHTFAGLLDSLLKDMHRDTVHKGKIPPRYARKRYYEMKIRDLKESLEKAVAEEKYEEAAQIRDAIEQLQSELRS, from the coding sequence ATGCAAAAGATCGACCTTTGTGAACGGTGCGCCACCGAAAAAGGGGTTTCCGACCCCCAGGCGTTTGCCTTCGGGGAGATTTTGGGAGGAGTTTCTGCCGAATATTCCGCTGCCCGGCGTGCAGAACTTACTTGTCCCCAGTGCGGTTTTACCCATACAGACTTTAAAAAGACCGGCCGACTGGGGTGTCCCGCTTGTTACCATACCTTCGCAGGGTTGTTGGACTCTTTGCTTAAGGACATGCACCGCGACACGGTGCACAAGGGTAAAATCCCTCCACGGTACGCTCGGAAGCGATACTACGAGATGAAGATTCGCGATCTGAAGGAGAGCCTCGAAAAAGCTGTGGCAGAGGAAAAGTACGAAGAGGCTGCCCAGATTCGGGATGCAATCGAGCAGCTGCAGTCGGAGTTGCGCTCGTAG
- a CDS encoding ABC transporter ATP-binding protein, translating into MNRDRITKGLEPGWFQGGTGGKPLREVRFGGGALEVAQWSGSPGSPLLELVEITKSYPVGRGRLMVLRELNWCFRSGLCYTIEGVSGSGKTTLLHVAGGLEPPDFGQVRYCGQTLASRSRRELALWRAGQVGFVFQAYHLLSELTVWENVELPAMLVGRNDRAQAIRLLSEFGLEDRAEDRVYELSGGEQQRVAIARALRNDPPLILADEPTGNLDTATGAQILELLLEVCRKKGKTLIVVTHDIRIAERGDCRLKLEGGRLQEIGKPAG; encoded by the coding sequence ATGAATAGGGACAGGATCACCAAGGGACTAGAGCCTGGGTGGTTCCAGGGTGGAACGGGTGGAAAGCCGTTGAGGGAGGTGCGTTTTGGGGGAGGTGCTCTTGAGGTAGCGCAATGGAGCGGGAGCCCGGGAAGCCCGCTTTTGGAACTCGTCGAAATCACGAAAAGCTACCCAGTGGGTCGTGGGCGGCTCATGGTTCTCCGGGAACTGAACTGGTGTTTTCGGTCCGGTCTCTGCTACACCATTGAGGGAGTGTCGGGATCGGGCAAGACGACCCTTCTGCATGTGGCAGGGGGGTTAGAACCCCCCGATTTTGGGCAAGTACGATACTGTGGCCAAACCCTTGCCTCGCGTTCTCGAAGAGAACTCGCTCTTTGGCGAGCTGGGCAGGTCGGATTTGTCTTTCAAGCTTATCACTTGCTTTCCGAGTTAACGGTTTGGGAAAACGTCGAGCTTCCTGCCATGCTTGTAGGCCGGAACGATCGAGCCCAAGCGATCCGGCTTCTTTCTGAGTTTGGATTAGAAGACCGTGCCGAGGATCGGGTGTATGAACTTTCCGGAGGTGAGCAACAACGCGTCGCGATCGCCCGGGCGCTTCGCAACGATCCGCCCCTAATTTTGGCCGATGAACCAACGGGAAATTTAGACACTGCGACGGGTGCGCAAATCCTTGAGCTTCTGCTTGAGGTGTGTCGAAAGAAAGGGAAAACCTTAATCGTGGTTACCCACGACATTCGAATCGCCGAGCGAGGAGACTGCCGGCTCAAATTGGAGGGGGGAAGACTACAGGAAATCGGAAAGCCCGCGGGCTAG
- a CDS encoding ABC transporter permease, producing MLPWFLALRYLRPRRSFVSAITLITLAGVALGVMVLVVVLSVMAGFQKELEAKVMGFQSHLMIVSDGIVEHPEEIVRKLSQDPQVQSASPFVMGPVLAEFDSRITTPVLRGMDARRQDWAAPLQRFLVQGDANLEGEALLVGDEWARRNGARVGSRVRIYAPRQLENLRSQGKSSPQRSVVLPTELQIVGIFHTGLFDYDAGFFVTSLENAQYLYNLGSGVHGIAVRIQEVMQASELQRRWQKELGPELRVMTWMDQNRPLFTAVTVERVVMAFILSFIVVVAGFGLCNTLITVTVQKTREIGLLKALGATDEQVMGIFILYGAVVGVIGSLAGLVLAILVLQLRNSFRDFLARRLGIDLFAPDVYHLAEIPVDIHWGLVAGVVAAALSICVLAAWIPALQAARLPPSRALRYE from the coding sequence ATGCTTCCGTGGTTTCTAGCGCTTCGTTACCTAAGACCCCGCCGGAGCTTTGTATCGGCCATCACGCTCATTACACTTGCTGGCGTGGCTCTAGGAGTGATGGTACTGGTTGTTGTCCTTTCGGTCATGGCCGGTTTTCAAAAGGAGCTGGAAGCCAAGGTAATGGGTTTTCAGTCCCATCTTATGATTGTAAGCGATGGGATTGTGGAGCACCCCGAGGAGATTGTCCGGAAACTTTCTCAAGACCCGCAAGTGCAAAGTGCCTCTCCGTTCGTTATGGGCCCAGTACTGGCGGAATTTGACAGCCGCATCACCACGCCGGTGCTGCGAGGAATGGATGCACGCCGGCAAGATTGGGCGGCCCCGCTTCAAAGGTTTTTGGTTCAGGGAGACGCCAACTTAGAGGGAGAAGCGCTCCTCGTAGGGGACGAATGGGCTCGCCGGAACGGTGCCCGTGTGGGGAGTCGCGTAAGAATTTATGCTCCGCGACAATTGGAAAACCTGCGAAGCCAGGGCAAGTCGTCTCCCCAGCGGTCGGTGGTCTTGCCCACGGAACTGCAGATTGTGGGCATTTTTCATACAGGCCTTTTCGACTACGATGCGGGCTTCTTTGTGACGTCCTTGGAAAATGCCCAGTACCTTTACAATCTGGGTTCGGGTGTGCATGGAATCGCCGTAAGAATCCAAGAAGTCATGCAGGCCAGCGAATTACAACGCCGGTGGCAGAAGGAGCTAGGCCCCGAGCTTAGGGTGATGACATGGATGGATCAAAACCGGCCGCTTTTCACGGCGGTGACAGTCGAGAGGGTGGTGATGGCCTTTATCCTTTCATTCATTGTCGTGGTGGCAGGTTTTGGTCTTTGCAACACGCTTATTACGGTAACGGTGCAAAAAACGCGAGAAATCGGTCTTTTGAAGGCATTAGGAGCCACCGACGAGCAAGTCATGGGAATTTTTATTCTCTACGGAGCGGTGGTGGGCGTCATCGGAAGCTTGGCTGGACTGGTTCTGGCGATACTGGTATTGCAACTGCGAAACTCTTTCCGAGATTTTCTCGCGCGGCGTCTAGGCATTGACCTTTTCGCTCCGGATGTTTACCACTTGGCAGAGATTCCAGTGGACATTCATTGGGGGCTCGTAGCAGGGGTAGTGGCGGCGGCGCTTTCCATTTGCGTTCTGGCCGCTTGGATTCCTGCCCTCCAAGCGGCGAGGCTCCCACCCAGCCGCGCTTTGCGATATGAATAG
- the ilvE gene encoding branched-chain-amino-acid transaminase: MEIYINGEYYQPEDAKISVFDHGLLYGDGVFEGIRAYYGRVFCLQEHLQRLYQSAKAILLRIPLPQEKLLRAVLETCRRNRIENGYVRLLVTRGIGTLGLSPESCPSPTIVIIADSIRLYPERLYQEGLSLVTVPTQRHSAAALSPAIKSLNYLNNILAKIEGSLRGAQEAILLSEEGFVTECTGENLFVVKGEELLTPPVWAGALPGITRKVVMELARKNGYSVREEILTRYDLFVADEIFITGTAAEIAPVREVDGREVGDTRPGPVTRDLMEKFRELTRIEGVPIYS, encoded by the coding sequence ATGGAAATCTACATTAATGGGGAGTATTACCAACCGGAGGATGCGAAGATTTCTGTCTTCGACCACGGTCTTCTTTACGGAGACGGGGTGTTCGAGGGGATTCGAGCCTACTATGGACGGGTGTTCTGCCTTCAAGAGCACCTCCAGCGGCTTTACCAGTCCGCCAAAGCCATCCTGCTTCGGATTCCTTTGCCGCAAGAAAAACTTTTGAGGGCAGTTTTGGAAACCTGCCGACGTAACCGGATTGAAAACGGTTACGTTCGCTTGCTCGTTACCCGGGGAATTGGAACGTTGGGTCTCAGTCCGGAATCCTGTCCCAGTCCGACGATTGTCATCATTGCGGACTCGATCCGGCTCTATCCAGAACGACTTTACCAAGAAGGGCTTAGCCTGGTGACGGTTCCAACGCAACGACATTCGGCCGCCGCTCTAAGCCCGGCCATTAAATCGCTCAATTATCTGAACAATATCCTAGCGAAAATTGAGGGATCCCTTCGGGGAGCCCAGGAGGCCATTCTTTTGTCGGAGGAGGGATTCGTCACAGAGTGTACCGGAGAAAATCTTTTCGTAGTAAAAGGGGAAGAACTCCTAACCCCCCCAGTCTGGGCAGGGGCCCTGCCGGGGATCACCCGGAAGGTGGTCATGGAGTTGGCTCGAAAAAACGGATATTCGGTCCGGGAAGAGATTCTTACGCGCTACGATCTTTTTGTTGCCGACGAAATTTTTATCACGGGAACGGCTGCAGAAATCGCCCCTGTTCGTGAGGTCGACGGGAGGGAGGTAGGTGATACAAGGCCCGGCCCTGTGACACGCGACCTTATGGAAAAATTTCGTGAATTGACCCGGATCGAGGGAGTGCCAATATATAGCTAG
- a CDS encoding DR2241 family protein: MNATDQFRKWLQTNPGPWFIGELRIEPGYFLLHRKDSPQDPLRQLGSSEEFLGVVRGNDLQSFRPLRGAPGLSRGWKWGPLPLETLVLALRWAYPTALASWSFWKEGRLELTDASTVARRQTGLYETLKELTQEDWQRAVFRICHKECLRIPLWSPATQEVHETETTLPLLCPEPCHYLLTRARGDQGPKPP, from the coding sequence GTGAATGCAACCGACCAGTTTCGAAAGTGGCTCCAAACTAACCCTGGCCCTTGGTTTATCGGGGAGCTTCGCATCGAACCCGGCTATTTCCTTTTGCACCGGAAAGATTCCCCCCAAGACCCGCTCCGGCAGCTCGGATCGTCGGAGGAGTTCCTTGGGGTTGTCCGTGGCAATGACCTCCAAAGCTTTCGTCCCTTGCGAGGAGCACCTGGTCTCTCTAGGGGTTGGAAGTGGGGTCCTCTCCCTCTTGAGACACTCGTGTTGGCATTGCGCTGGGCCTACCCGACTGCCCTAGCCTCCTGGTCCTTCTGGAAGGAAGGCAGACTAGAATTAACGGATGCCTCTACGGTTGCGCGGCGACAGACGGGCCTGTATGAAACCCTCAAGGAGCTTACGCAGGAAGACTGGCAAAGAGCGGTCTTTCGGATTTGCCACAAGGAATGTCTTCGGATTCCCCTCTGGTCACCTGCTACCCAGGAAGTCCACGAAACAGAAACGACCCTCCCGCTTCTCTGCCCAGAGCCTTGTCACTATCTACTGACTCGCGCCCGAGGAGACCAAGGCCCCAAGCCACCCTAG
- a CDS encoding NADH-quinone oxidoreductase subunit C has product MKPELASVLDTLQARFEQKTFSVREFRGETTVQLDRWIVRDVARFLKEERGFRFLLDITAVDHLPEKPRFEVVYHFYHLDLGLPLRIKARVPEEDPTVPSLVPVYATANWHEREAYDMMGLRFEGHPDLRRILMWEGYPYFPLRKDFPLEGKWSDEGEIAFSRPAPLEGGPFVSQPGRKLAMEREPRAQHVAKEEEEAP; this is encoded by the coding sequence GTGAAGCCAGAACTGGCCTCAGTCCTAGACACGTTACAGGCTCGTTTTGAGCAAAAAACCTTTTCGGTTCGAGAGTTCCGGGGGGAAACAACGGTCCAGCTGGACCGTTGGATTGTTCGGGACGTTGCCCGTTTTCTCAAGGAGGAGCGAGGGTTTCGTTTTCTTTTGGATATCACAGCTGTGGATCACCTCCCTGAAAAGCCTCGGTTTGAGGTGGTTTACCATTTCTATCATTTGGATCTAGGTCTTCCTCTTCGGATAAAGGCGAGGGTACCCGAAGAAGACCCTACGGTTCCCAGTCTTGTTCCTGTGTACGCCACAGCCAATTGGCACGAACGGGAGGCATATGACATGATGGGCTTGCGCTTTGAGGGGCATCCGGATCTGCGGCGGATTCTTATGTGGGAGGGATACCCGTACTTTCCTTTACGCAAAGATTTTCCTTTGGAAGGCAAGTGGAGCGACGAAGGAGAGATTGCTTTTTCAAGACCGGCTCCCTTGGAGGGGGGGCCTTTTGTTTCGCAACCCGGTAGAAAACTTGCTATGGAGCGGGAGCCTCGAGCGCAGCACGTAGCTAAGGAAGAAGAGGAAGCACCATGA
- the nuoB gene encoding NADH-quinone oxidoreductase subunit NuoB, whose product MVHGREAGYDSRIEGNVVWTTLEAALTWMRKNSLWPMPMGLACCGIELMAAGASRFDIARFGSEVMRFSPRQSDLMIVAGTVTYKMALSVKRIYDQMLEPKWVIAMGACASSGGMYRSYAVLQGIDQLIPVDLYISGCPPRPEALLDGLVRLQRLLEMDPKLWRRPSGVELAA is encoded by the coding sequence GTGGTTCATGGCAGAGAAGCTGGGTACGATTCGCGGATTGAAGGGAATGTCGTCTGGACGACGCTAGAGGCGGCTCTTACCTGGATGCGGAAAAATTCCCTCTGGCCGATGCCAATGGGCCTAGCCTGCTGCGGCATCGAACTTATGGCCGCCGGGGCGTCCCGGTTCGACATTGCGCGCTTTGGATCCGAGGTGATGCGGTTTTCCCCTCGCCAATCCGACCTCATGATTGTCGCTGGGACGGTTACCTACAAGATGGCTCTCTCGGTGAAACGGATTTACGACCAGATGCTGGAGCCCAAGTGGGTAATCGCGATGGGAGCTTGTGCTTCTAGCGGGGGGATGTATCGTTCCTACGCTGTGCTGCAAGGCATTGATCAGCTGATTCCTGTCGATTTATATATATCAGGGTGTCCGCCGAGACCGGAGGCTCTCCTTGATGGGCTGGTTCGACTCCAGCGGTTGCTAGAGATGGACCCGAAGTTGTGGCGCCGTCCATCGGGAGTGGAATTGGCGGCTTAA
- a CDS encoding prephenate dehydrogenase encodes MCHTPESDFWPVSRVAVIGMGLIGGSIAWAIRDRLLAKDLVVYDANPLVRNQVESSALGCVVSASAEEAVRGAQLILLAVPPGAIEPVLREIRPALDPKALVMDTASVKVPVVQLLQEILAGKAHWAASHPMAGSEKSGFEAAHGRLFDGAVAIVCPEPGLPREFRRLVTLFWEALGCRVFFLGAEVHDRWVAQVSHFPHLLAAALVRWVDREALAIAGPGFRDSTRIAASCPALWKEILWWNRKSLVEALDTFLEELTLVRQALESSECDQLERLLTEASGIRQALETGRWPRTGKEH; translated from the coding sequence ATGTGCCACACCCCAGAAAGTGACTTCTGGCCGGTATCGCGTGTAGCAGTTATTGGGATGGGGCTTATTGGGGGATCGATTGCCTGGGCGATCCGCGATCGGTTGCTTGCCAAGGACCTGGTGGTCTACGATGCAAACCCTTTGGTCCGGAACCAAGTAGAAAGCTCCGCCCTTGGGTGCGTGGTTTCCGCCAGTGCAGAAGAGGCGGTTCGAGGAGCTCAATTGATTCTTTTAGCGGTGCCGCCAGGGGCGATCGAACCTGTGCTGCGAGAGATTCGGCCGGCTCTTGATCCGAAAGCCCTCGTCATGGATACAGCCAGTGTCAAGGTACCAGTGGTGCAGCTCCTACAAGAGATTCTTGCGGGCAAGGCTCACTGGGCGGCAAGCCACCCCATGGCGGGAAGCGAGAAAAGCGGATTTGAGGCAGCGCACGGTCGTCTTTTCGACGGAGCCGTTGCGATCGTATGTCCCGAGCCCGGGCTGCCAAGAGAATTTCGCCGTTTGGTCACCCTATTTTGGGAGGCGTTAGGATGTCGCGTTTTCTTTCTTGGCGCAGAAGTCCATGACCGATGGGTCGCACAAGTTAGTCACTTCCCCCATCTTCTCGCAGCGGCTTTGGTACGATGGGTGGACCGGGAAGCTCTGGCCATCGCGGGACCGGGATTCCGAGATAGCACTCGGATTGCCGCTTCTTGTCCCGCTTTGTGGAAAGAAATCCTATGGTGGAATCGAAAATCCCTTGTGGAGGCTCTCGACACCTTCCTGGAGGAATTGACACTGGTGCGACAAGCCTTGGAATCGAGCGAGTGCGATCAGCTGGAACGACTTCTGACGGAAGCAAGCGGGATTCGACAAGCGTTGGAAACGGGCCGCTGGCCACGCACCGGAAAAGAGCATTAA
- a CDS encoding class II fructose-bisphosphate aldolase produces MIVTTAQLFKVAYGNFAIGAYNINNMEQTLALFRGHSQAQAPFIIQISKGARKYADKRMLEAMIRTAEKIYPDTIFAVHLDHGDEETCYDCIESGFYSSVMIDASHLPFEENVAITRRVVERAHAKGISVEAELGMLGGVEEDVKVEEGHACLTDPDQAKEFVERTGCDSLAVAIGTSHGAYKFKGKQSIRFDVLQKIQQKLPGFPLVMHGSSSVPKEEIERINAAGGKLDPSASGVDPKEYFPAAKLGVTKINIDTDGRLIWTRVHREYFRDHPEEYDFRKPGKVFMDEYAKFLVNRAELLGSYGQVEKVRKAVSLSAA; encoded by the coding sequence ATGATTGTCACAACGGCTCAGCTTTTCAAGGTGGCCTACGGGAATTTTGCCATTGGCGCGTATAACATTAACAACATGGAGCAAACCCTAGCGCTTTTCCGCGGGCATAGCCAAGCGCAGGCACCCTTTATTATCCAGATTTCCAAGGGTGCGAGAAAATATGCGGATAAGCGGATGTTGGAAGCGATGATTCGAACCGCCGAAAAGATCTATCCTGATACCATTTTTGCCGTGCATCTGGACCATGGGGACGAGGAAACGTGTTACGATTGCATCGAATCCGGGTTTTACAGTTCGGTAATGATCGATGCTTCGCATCTACCCTTTGAAGAAAATGTAGCCATCACCCGCCGAGTCGTTGAACGAGCTCATGCCAAGGGCATTAGCGTTGAGGCTGAACTAGGGATGCTGGGCGGAGTCGAAGAAGACGTAAAAGTGGAAGAGGGACATGCCTGCTTAACTGATCCTGACCAGGCGAAGGAATTTGTCGAACGCACTGGCTGTGACAGCCTTGCCGTAGCGATTGGGACCAGTCATGGTGCTTACAAGTTTAAAGGTAAACAGTCGATCCGCTTTGATGTGCTTCAGAAAATCCAGCAAAAACTCCCGGGATTTCCTTTGGTTATGCACGGCAGTTCCAGCGTCCCCAAAGAGGAGATCGAACGGATCAATGCAGCGGGGGGGAAGCTTGATCCATCGGCTTCGGGAGTGGATCCGAAAGAATATTTCCCGGCAGCCAAGCTGGGAGTTACCAAGATCAACATTGATACCGATGGCCGCTTGATCTGGACCCGCGTTCATCGCGAGTACTTCCGAGACCACCCGGAGGAGTACGACTTCCGCAAACCGGGTAAAGTGTTTATGGATGAATACGCGAAATTCTTAGTGAACCGGGCGGAACTTCTGGGAAGTTACGGTCAGGTCGAAAAGGTGCGGAAGGCGGTGAGTCTTTCCGCTGCGTGA
- the argA gene encoding amino-acid N-acetyltransferase — protein sequence MNLSHLRGILTYVPEFRDKTFVIALDGAVIAHENFSHVVLDLAVLRSLNIRVVVVHGIGWQLTQAAKQSHFTPSNIDGTGVTDRPTLELAIQVANHVTHQILEALTSCDLRACYANAITAYPYGILRGVDQEFTGKVEKVDVSFLRDLLSHQIIPVLPPLGFDGEGKTFRVNSDGVALAVAEALGATKIIFLCSYAGIERSGRLIRQLPVTEAESWLKKDRPTLEPHLRSKLEHAVRACRRGVSRVHIVDGRVNEALLTEVFSREGTGTMIYADEYESIRPANKKDVRVILDLIRESMEVEELAYRSREDVANRITDYYVFELDRTVVGCVALHSYPETGQGEIACLHVARGHENKGLGRKLVSFAENVARSRGLRQVFALSTQAYTFFQQKMGFREETPQILPESRRKRYEESGRKSKILVKDLTG from the coding sequence ATGAATCTTTCCCACTTGCGTGGCATTCTGACTTACGTTCCGGAATTTCGAGATAAAACCTTCGTGATTGCGCTAGATGGGGCCGTCATTGCGCATGAGAACTTTTCCCACGTGGTGCTAGACCTGGCTGTCCTTCGGAGTTTGAACATTCGCGTGGTGGTGGTTCACGGAATTGGATGGCAATTGACCCAGGCGGCCAAACAATCGCACTTTACCCCTTCCAATATCGATGGGACAGGAGTGACGGACCGGCCCACACTTGAGCTGGCGATTCAAGTGGCCAACCATGTCACCCATCAAATTTTGGAGGCTCTGACCAGCTGCGATCTCCGGGCGTGCTACGCTAACGCGATCACCGCGTATCCGTACGGGATCCTTCGGGGAGTCGATCAAGAGTTTACAGGAAAAGTAGAGAAAGTCGATGTGTCCTTTCTTAGGGATCTTTTGTCCCACCAGATCATTCCGGTGCTTCCGCCGCTGGGATTTGACGGGGAGGGAAAAACCTTTCGCGTCAACTCCGACGGGGTCGCTCTCGCCGTTGCGGAAGCATTGGGCGCCACAAAAATCATCTTCCTCTGTTCGTATGCGGGGATTGAGCGCTCTGGCCGGCTGATTCGACAGCTTCCGGTTACCGAGGCGGAAAGCTGGCTAAAAAAAGACCGCCCTACCCTAGAACCCCATCTCCGGTCTAAGCTCGAACATGCGGTTCGAGCGTGCCGCCGGGGTGTGAGCCGGGTCCATATCGTGGACGGCCGAGTCAATGAAGCGCTTTTGACCGAGGTTTTTTCCCGGGAGGGAACCGGGACGATGATTTATGCAGACGAGTATGAATCGATCCGGCCGGCCAATAAAAAGGACGTTCGTGTGATCCTCGACCTCATCCGAGAGTCGATGGAGGTTGAGGAACTTGCGTATCGGAGCCGGGAAGACGTTGCCAATCGGATCACCGATTATTACGTCTTTGAGCTGGATCGGACGGTGGTGGGTTGCGTTGCCTTACATTCGTATCCTGAAACGGGTCAAGGAGAGATAGCATGCTTGCACGTAGCACGAGGACATGAAAACAAGGGTCTTGGACGCAAACTCGTTTCGTTTGCAGAAAACGTTGCTCGAAGCCGAGGGCTAAGACAGGTTTTTGCTCTCTCCACGCAAGCGTATACGTTCTTCCAGCAAAAGATGGGCTTCCGAGAAGAAACTCCGCAAATCTTGCCTGAATCTCGGAGAAAACGGTACGAAGAAAGCGGCCGTAAATCGAAGATTCTCGTGAAGGATCTGACAGGCTAG
- a CDS encoding CbiX/SirB N-terminal domain-containing protein encodes MEFPRADWQKSALVLAGHGSSRNPWSALPVYQNAQRIRQLGLFAEVHECFWKEEPNFHQVLRQVESSTIFVVPYFLAKGYFTQEVLPRELGLTGRFTIRAGRKIFYCDPVGTHPSLERVLHDRIHQLWEGHPAPVDPKRIALILVGHGTSLSEESSEVVRHWIDRFQQKKSYGECHAAFLDEAPYIAQWWEWTQREAVVIVPYFVSQGLHTYRDIPRLVGIENKKPFGGPHSIRGHKVWYTEPIGTDPGIVDVILQQVASWRECNRPVSKVAPN; translated from the coding sequence ATGGAGTTTCCCCGAGCCGATTGGCAAAAGTCAGCTCTCGTCCTAGCTGGGCATGGATCTTCTCGAAACCCCTGGTCGGCACTACCCGTGTATCAAAACGCTCAACGGATCCGGCAACTGGGCTTGTTTGCGGAAGTCCATGAGTGTTTCTGGAAAGAAGAGCCCAATTTTCACCAAGTGCTGCGCCAGGTGGAAAGTAGCACGATCTTTGTGGTGCCGTACTTTCTTGCCAAAGGCTATTTTACCCAGGAAGTTCTTCCTCGAGAACTGGGCCTCACAGGGCGCTTCACTATCCGAGCTGGCCGCAAGATTTTTTACTGTGATCCGGTTGGCACTCATCCCTCGCTTGAAAGGGTCCTTCATGACCGGATCCACCAGTTGTGGGAGGGACATCCGGCCCCTGTCGATCCCAAAAGAATCGCGCTTATCCTTGTTGGGCATGGAACATCCCTAAGCGAAGAGTCCAGTGAGGTTGTTCGTCATTGGATTGACCGGTTTCAGCAAAAAAAATCCTATGGCGAGTGCCATGCCGCCTTTCTGGATGAAGCTCCTTACATCGCTCAGTGGTGGGAATGGACCCAGCGGGAAGCTGTTGTTATTGTGCCCTATTTTGTTTCCCAGGGCCTCCACACCTACCGGGACATCCCTCGTTTGGTTGGGATTGAGAATAAAAAACCCTTTGGGGGCCCGCACAGCATTCGAGGACACAAGGTCTGGTACACGGAACCCATAGGAACAGATCCCGGTATAGTCGATGTCATTCTCCAACAGGTAGCTTCATGGCGTGAATGCAACCGACCAGTTTCGAAAGTGGCTCCAAACTAA